Proteins encoded together in one Benincasa hispida cultivar B227 chromosome 1, ASM972705v1, whole genome shotgun sequence window:
- the LOC120076128 gene encoding zinc finger BED domain-containing protein RICESLEEPER 2-like produces MVLTAHFIDFDWSLHKRILSFCPIENHKGDTIRKTVERNLKDWGIEREITLTVDNASSNDIAIAYLLRRFNKGLLFGGEFLHVRCCAHILNLIVCDAFKEHNDCINRIRYVVRFIRSSSTRFLKFKKCIEIEKISCKSFVCLEVPTRWNSTYLMLEAVVKFEKAFDRLEDEDASYRHDLSPNKEDWKNAKMLISANAMLVGMANSTRPNLRKVAKSMENVVEQCCRRLFHEYSNQSGSGSTTTINTPIVSASETIIDCDPTEKVGEDFVYDTIGIDFEGDETTPFKQGSEIDIYLLEANVKNEGDFNILQWWKMNSHQFEVPSRMARDILAIPISTVAYKLVFSSGGRVFDSSHCSLAPKTVEALICTQIWLHSGPIDLEVQHDLEEASFFEEGFRAVMDNEKEIQGLIDFAKLSLID; encoded by the exons atggtACTAACTGCCCATTTCATAGATTTTGATTGGAGTTTACATAAAAGGATACTTAGTTTTTGTCCAATTGAGAATCATAAAGGTGATACTATTCGTAAAACTGTTGAAAGGAATTTGAAGGATTGGGGCATTGAAAGGGAAATAACTTTGACGGTTGATAATGCAAGTTCGAATGACATTGCCATTGCTTATCTTCTGAGAAGATTCAATAAGGGATTATTGTTTGGTGGAGAATTTCTGCATGTTCGTTGTTGTGctcatatattaaatcttataGTATGTGATGCTTTTAAGGAACATAATGATTGCATTAATAGGATTCGATATGTTGTACGATTTATAAGATCTTCTTCTACacgttttttgaaatttaaaaagtgcattgaaattgaaaaaatttcttGTAAGAGTTTTGTGTGTCTTGAAGTTCCCACTAGATGGAACTCCACATATTTGATGCTTGAAGCAGTTGTGAAGTTTGAAAAGGCTTTTGATAgattagaagatgaagatgctTCTTATAGACACGATTTGTCACCAAATAAGGAAGATTGGAAAAATGCTAAGATGTTGATTAG TGCAAATGCAATGCTAGTTGGAATGGCCAATAGCACAAGGCCAAATTTGAGAA AGGTTGCCAAATCTATGGAAAATGTAGTGGAGCAATGTTGTAGACGTCTCTTTCATGAGTACAGTAATCAGAGTGGTAGTGGGAGTACTACTACTATTAATACACCAATTGTCTCAGCCTCGGAGACCATTATTGATTGTGATCCAACTGAAAAGGTGGGTGAAGACTTTGTCTATGATACAATTGGTATTGATTTTGAAGGCGATGAGACTACACCTTTCAAACAGGGGTCAgagattgatatttatttgttaGAAGCCAATGTTAAGAATGAAGGTGATTTTAACATACTTCAGTGGTGGAAGATGAACAGTCATCAGTTTGAGGTTCCTAGTCGTATGGCTAGAGATATTTTGGCAATTCCAATATCTACTGTAGCATATAAGTTAGTTTTTAGTTCAGGAGGACGTGTTTTTGATTCATCACATTGTTCATTGGCTCCAAAAACAGTGGAGGCTCTCATTTGTACTCAAATTTGGCTACATTCTGGTCCAATAGATCTTGAAGTTCAGCATGACTTGGAAGAAGCTTCATTTTTTGAAGAAG GATTTAGAGCGGTTATGGATAATGAAAAAGAGATTCAAGGCCTTATAGATTTTGCAAAGTTGTCACTTATCGATTAA